The proteins below are encoded in one region of Populus alba chromosome 2, ASM523922v2, whole genome shotgun sequence:
- the LOC118056191 gene encoding probable serine/threonine protein kinase IRE4 isoform X1 yields the protein MFPLQKDHKSKTSVNWFVILFLEEISKMTEPSSQESTAEANNGIPTGLNRIKTRRVSSKEQLSSKPDELIESKTHVVASSRPPVKDKQKPMAQGRGKSASFKADSRKGKSIAQWITSYLSKESIQVINDVSPNVEGGNLEAKTPDKKERAGTEFTSGCDYLNEEISSSENPNRSKVSKGLKSFSHELGPKGGIPPAQPRAHSYSDLKELLGSLHSRFDAAKAVANTELASLIGDAMDVLEKTDFSLQEEQTLAVDLLTLSRFCMEMKCSQFRTKCEDIVQDLTEKRQQCQTGILKWLFTRMLFILTRCTRLLQFQKDSEPIDEKSLRKLKKCLESVPSVEMSWATKRGIADSDSDYALNQKVDVKQKLQEQITVSSLPAEIYCCSVQPTDQSDLNSNKDSLFLEQKLQSQKSENDSVSQVQHFCQGSNRSAGNISYNQNCSSLHEQGQNLDDPIDNQGRVLDGSDLVICRICEEIVPISHLESHSYICAYADKCDLNFLDIDERLSNLEEILEQIIDSRNINFHPSYGSPENLRVHSTNSVITEGQSPKISEWRNRGVEGMFEDIHEMDTAFIDDSHSPSVNFKGHLGAKLPNHGAPSSAGSMTSISSANTPRAGHFDSFWLEHNNPSELEDVQQMIDLADIARCVAGTDLSKEGSSEFLLACMQDLQDVLQHSKLKALVIDTFGGRIEKLLREKYILACDLMDTKSPIIDERSKENLRLPFDNASQSSAASTPVHVSNKERTSIDDFEIIKPISRGAFGKVFLARKRTTGDLFAIKVLKKLDMLRKNDVQRILAERNILITVRNPFVVRFFYSFTCRDNLYLVMEYLIGGDLYSLLRKVGCLEEDIARIYIAELVLALEYLHSHGIVHRDLKPDNILIAHDGHIKLTDFGLSKIGLINSTIDLSAPDTDRNAPSDPPNPNAQQTEDINRHSAVGTPDYLAPEILLGTEHGYAADWWSVGIILFEFITGIPPFTAERPEIIFDNILNRKIPWPSVPDDMSYEAQDLINRLIIHNPSQRLGANGSTEVKAHPFFRGVDWDNLALQKAAFVPNPNSVDDTSYFVSRFPQMPVGMPNDKASSHSDSDMHDSSSNSGVEMDECGDLADFDSSPLDLSLINFSFKSLTRAIH from the exons ATG tttccgTTACAAAAAGATCACAAGAGCAAAACGAGTGTCAACTGGTTTGTTATTCTTTTCCTCGAAGAAATTTCTAAGATGACGGAACCGAGCAGCCAAGAATCAACAGCAGAGGCTAATAATGGAATTCCAACGGGGTTGAATCGGATTAAGACTCGGCGAGTATCTTCGAAGGAGCAACTGAGTTCAAAACCTGACGAGTTGATTGAGTCTAAGACTCATGTCGTAGCTTCTTCGAGGCCTCCTGTGAAGGATAAACAGAAACCGATGGCTCAGGGTCGTGGAAAGAGCGCTTCTTTCAAAGCAG ATTCCCGTAAAGGAAAGAGCATAGCTCAATGGATCACATCTTATTTATCAAAGGAATCCATTCAAGTTATTAATGATGTTTCTCCAAATGTTGAG GGGGGGAATTTGGAAGCTAAGACGCCTGATAAGAAGGAGCGTGCAGGAACTGAATTTACCAGTGGATGCGATTATTTAAATGAGGAAATTTCTTCATCAGAGAATCCAAACCGGAGTAAAGTGTCAAAAGGCTTAAAAAGCTTTTCCCATGAATTAGGACCAAAGGGTGGCATTCCTCCTGCCCAACCACGGGCTCATAGCTACAGTGATTTGAAG GAGCTGTTGGGTTCATTGCATTCAAGATTTGATGCTGCTAAAGCAGTAGCAAACACAGAGCTGGCTAGTTTAATCGGGGACGCCATGGATGTCCTTGAGAAAACTGACTTCTCCTTGCAAGAAGAACAGACATTGGCTGTAGATCTTCTGACACTGTCTCGATTCTGTATGGAGATGAAGTGTTCACAGTTTCGTACGAAATGTGAAGACATTGTTCAAGATCTGACAGAGAAAAGGCAACAGTGTCAAACAGGAATCCTCAAGTGGCTGTTTACTCGCATGCTTTTCATATTGACACGCTGCACAAGACTATTACAGTTCCAGAAAGACAGTGAACCAATTGATGAGAAATCTCTTcgtaaattgaaaaaatgtcTGGAAAGTGTCCCTTCTGTTGAAATGAGCTGGGCTACCAAGCGTGGGATTGCTGATTCTGATAGTGATTATGCTTTAAATCAGAAAGTTGATGTAAAGCAAAAGTTGCAGGAACAAATTACTGTGTCTTCTCTCCCTGCAGAAATATATTGCTGCTCTGTACAGCCAACTGATCAGAGTGACTTAAATTCCAACAAGGATTCTCTGTTTTTGGAACAAAAGTTGCAGTCACAAAAATCCGAAAATGACTCAGTTTCACAAGTGCAACATTTTTGTCAGGGCAGTAACAGGTCTGCTGGGAATATTAGTTACAATCAAAACTGTAGTTCGCTTCATGAGCAGGGACAAAATTTAGATGATCCTATTGACAACCAGGGGCGAGTTCTAGACGGATCTGATTTAGTAATCTGTAGGATATGCGAAGAAATTGTTCCAATTTCTCATCTCGAATCCCATTCTTATATATGTGCATATGCAGATAAATGTGACTTAAATTTCCTAGACATAGATGAACGCCTTTCAAACCTTGAAGAGATACTGGAGCAGATTATTGACTCTCGCAATATTAATTTTCATCCATCATATGGCAGTCCTGAAAATTTGAGAGTACATAGTACAAACTCTGTCATTACTGAAGGTCAGTCTCCCAAAATAAGTGAATGGAGAAATAGAGGCGTTGAAGGGATGTTTGAGGACATACATGAGATGGACACTGCCTTTATAGATGATTCTCACTCCCCCTCTGTTAACTTTAAAGGCCACTTGGGTGCAAAGTTACCCAACCATGGTGCACCCTCATCAGCTGGGAGCATGACATCGATTTCCTCTGCAAATACCCCCAGGGCTGGTCATTTTGATTCCTTTTGGTTAGAGCACAACAATCCTTCTGAGCTAGAAGATGTCCAGCAG ATGATTGACCTAGCAGACATAGCACGCTGTGTGGCAGGCACTGATCTTTCAAAAGAAGGGTCATCTGAATTTTTGCTCGCTTGTATGCAAGATTTGCAGGATGTTTTACAGCATAGCAAACTCAAAGCTCTTGTAATTGACACTTTTGGAGGTCGAATAGAGAAACTTCTGCG GGAAAAGTATATACTTGCTTGTGATTTGATGGATACAAAAAGTCCAATTATTGATGAGAGATCTAAGGAAAACTTGAGACTTCCATTTGATAATGCATCTCAAAGCAGTGCGGCATCAACACCTGTGCATGTATCAAATAAAGAGCGGACAAGCATTGATGATTTTGAAATCATTAAACCAATTAGTAGAGGTGCCTTTGGAAAAGTCTTTCTTGCACGCAAACGAACAACAGGAGATCTATTTGCAATAAAG GTGCTCAAGAAATTGGATATGTTACGCAAGAATGATGTTCAGCGCATATTAGCAGAGCGTAACATATTGATAACAGTTCGGAACCCATTTGTG GttcgatttttttattcattcactTGCAGAGATAACCTGTATCTCGTTATGGAGTATCTTATTGGAGGTGATCTATACTCTTTGCTGAGAAAAGTTGGTTGCCTTGAGGAAGATATAGCCCGTATATATATTGCAGAACTG GTTCTTGCTTTAGAGTATCTCCATTCTCATGGAATTGTGCATCGTGATCTGAAACCAGACAATATATTGATTGCACATGATGGGCACATCAAG CTTACAGATTTCGGATTATCAAAAATTGGCCTTATAAACAGCACCATTGATTTATCAGCACCCGATACAGATAGAAATGCACCTTCAGACCCTCCTAATCCAAATGCTCAACAAACAGAGGACATAAATCGGCACTCAGCAGTTGGGACTCCTGATTATCTTGCCCCTGAAATTCTTCTTGGAACTGAGCATG GTTATGCTGCAGATTGGTGGTCTGTTGGAATAatcttatttgaatttataactgGAATTCCACCTTTCACTGCTGAACGTCCCGag ATAATCTTTGACAACATTCTTAATAGAAAAATCCCTTGGCCTTCTGTTCCTGATGACATGTCATATGAGGCCCAAGACTTGATCAACAG GTTGATTATTCATAATCCAAGTCAACGGTTAGGAGCAAATGGATCGACAGAG GTCAAAGCACATCCTTTTTTCAGAGGAGTTGATTGGGACAACCTTGCTCTGCAAAAG GCTGCCTTTGTTCCAAACCCTAACAGTGTAGATGACACAAGCTATTTTGTGTCAAGGTTTCCTCAAATGCCTGTTGGAATGCCAAATGATAAAGCTAGTAGCCATTCTGACAGCGACATGCATGACTCATCTTCAAATTCTGGTGTTGAG ATGGATGAATGTGGTGACCTTGCAGATTTTGATTCTTCTCCACTTGATCTCTCATTGATAAATTTCTCTTTCAAG TCACTCACACGTGCTATCCACTAG
- the LOC118056191 gene encoding probable serine/threonine protein kinase IRE4 isoform X4 produces MFPLQKDHKSKTSVNWFVILFLEEISKMTEPSSQESTAEANNGIPTGLNRIKTRRVSSKEQLSSKPDELIESKTHVVASSRPPVKDKQKPMAQGRGKSASFKADSRKGKSIAQWITSYLSKESIQVINDVSPNVEGGNLEAKTPDKKERAGTEFTSGCDYLNEEISSSENPNRSKVSKGLKSFSHELGPKGGIPPAQPRAHSYSDLKELLGSLHSRFDAAKAVANTELASLIGDAMDVLEKTDFSLQEEQTLAVDLLTLSRFCMEMKCSQFRTKCEDIVQDLTEKRQQCQTGILKWLFTRMLFILTRCTRLLQFQKDSEPIDEKSLRKLKKCLESVPSVEMSWATKRGIADSDSDYALNQKVDVKQKLQEQITVSSLPAEIYCCSVQPTDQSDLNSNKDSLFLEQKLQSQKSENDSVSQVQHFCQGSNRSAGNISYNQNCSSLHEQGQNLDDPIDNQGRVLDGSDLVICRICEEIVPISHLESHSYICAYADKCDLNFLDIDERLSNLEEILEQIIDSRNINFHPSYGSPENLRVHSTNSVITEGQSPKISEWRNRGVEGMFEDIHEMDTAFIDDSHSPSVNFKGHLGAKLPNHGAPSSAGSMTSISSANTPRAGHFDSFWLEHNNPSELEDVQQMIDLADIARCVAGTDLSKEGSSEFLLACMQDLQDVLQHSKLKALVIDTFGGRIEKLLREKYILACDLMDTKSPIIDERSKENLRLPFDNASQSSAASTPVHVSNKERTSIDDFEIIKPISRGAFGKVFLARKRTTGDLFAIKVLKKLDMLRKNDVQRILAERNILITVRNPFVVRFFYSFTCRDNLYLVMEYLIGGDLYSLLRKVGCLEEDIARIYIAELVLALEYLHSHGIVHRDLKPDNILIAHDGHIKLTDFGLSKIGLINSTIDLSAPDTDRNAPSDPPNPNAQQTEDINRHSAASEVAFWHSCRLCCRLVVCWNNLI; encoded by the exons ATG tttccgTTACAAAAAGATCACAAGAGCAAAACGAGTGTCAACTGGTTTGTTATTCTTTTCCTCGAAGAAATTTCTAAGATGACGGAACCGAGCAGCCAAGAATCAACAGCAGAGGCTAATAATGGAATTCCAACGGGGTTGAATCGGATTAAGACTCGGCGAGTATCTTCGAAGGAGCAACTGAGTTCAAAACCTGACGAGTTGATTGAGTCTAAGACTCATGTCGTAGCTTCTTCGAGGCCTCCTGTGAAGGATAAACAGAAACCGATGGCTCAGGGTCGTGGAAAGAGCGCTTCTTTCAAAGCAG ATTCCCGTAAAGGAAAGAGCATAGCTCAATGGATCACATCTTATTTATCAAAGGAATCCATTCAAGTTATTAATGATGTTTCTCCAAATGTTGAG GGGGGGAATTTGGAAGCTAAGACGCCTGATAAGAAGGAGCGTGCAGGAACTGAATTTACCAGTGGATGCGATTATTTAAATGAGGAAATTTCTTCATCAGAGAATCCAAACCGGAGTAAAGTGTCAAAAGGCTTAAAAAGCTTTTCCCATGAATTAGGACCAAAGGGTGGCATTCCTCCTGCCCAACCACGGGCTCATAGCTACAGTGATTTGAAG GAGCTGTTGGGTTCATTGCATTCAAGATTTGATGCTGCTAAAGCAGTAGCAAACACAGAGCTGGCTAGTTTAATCGGGGACGCCATGGATGTCCTTGAGAAAACTGACTTCTCCTTGCAAGAAGAACAGACATTGGCTGTAGATCTTCTGACACTGTCTCGATTCTGTATGGAGATGAAGTGTTCACAGTTTCGTACGAAATGTGAAGACATTGTTCAAGATCTGACAGAGAAAAGGCAACAGTGTCAAACAGGAATCCTCAAGTGGCTGTTTACTCGCATGCTTTTCATATTGACACGCTGCACAAGACTATTACAGTTCCAGAAAGACAGTGAACCAATTGATGAGAAATCTCTTcgtaaattgaaaaaatgtcTGGAAAGTGTCCCTTCTGTTGAAATGAGCTGGGCTACCAAGCGTGGGATTGCTGATTCTGATAGTGATTATGCTTTAAATCAGAAAGTTGATGTAAAGCAAAAGTTGCAGGAACAAATTACTGTGTCTTCTCTCCCTGCAGAAATATATTGCTGCTCTGTACAGCCAACTGATCAGAGTGACTTAAATTCCAACAAGGATTCTCTGTTTTTGGAACAAAAGTTGCAGTCACAAAAATCCGAAAATGACTCAGTTTCACAAGTGCAACATTTTTGTCAGGGCAGTAACAGGTCTGCTGGGAATATTAGTTACAATCAAAACTGTAGTTCGCTTCATGAGCAGGGACAAAATTTAGATGATCCTATTGACAACCAGGGGCGAGTTCTAGACGGATCTGATTTAGTAATCTGTAGGATATGCGAAGAAATTGTTCCAATTTCTCATCTCGAATCCCATTCTTATATATGTGCATATGCAGATAAATGTGACTTAAATTTCCTAGACATAGATGAACGCCTTTCAAACCTTGAAGAGATACTGGAGCAGATTATTGACTCTCGCAATATTAATTTTCATCCATCATATGGCAGTCCTGAAAATTTGAGAGTACATAGTACAAACTCTGTCATTACTGAAGGTCAGTCTCCCAAAATAAGTGAATGGAGAAATAGAGGCGTTGAAGGGATGTTTGAGGACATACATGAGATGGACACTGCCTTTATAGATGATTCTCACTCCCCCTCTGTTAACTTTAAAGGCCACTTGGGTGCAAAGTTACCCAACCATGGTGCACCCTCATCAGCTGGGAGCATGACATCGATTTCCTCTGCAAATACCCCCAGGGCTGGTCATTTTGATTCCTTTTGGTTAGAGCACAACAATCCTTCTGAGCTAGAAGATGTCCAGCAG ATGATTGACCTAGCAGACATAGCACGCTGTGTGGCAGGCACTGATCTTTCAAAAGAAGGGTCATCTGAATTTTTGCTCGCTTGTATGCAAGATTTGCAGGATGTTTTACAGCATAGCAAACTCAAAGCTCTTGTAATTGACACTTTTGGAGGTCGAATAGAGAAACTTCTGCG GGAAAAGTATATACTTGCTTGTGATTTGATGGATACAAAAAGTCCAATTATTGATGAGAGATCTAAGGAAAACTTGAGACTTCCATTTGATAATGCATCTCAAAGCAGTGCGGCATCAACACCTGTGCATGTATCAAATAAAGAGCGGACAAGCATTGATGATTTTGAAATCATTAAACCAATTAGTAGAGGTGCCTTTGGAAAAGTCTTTCTTGCACGCAAACGAACAACAGGAGATCTATTTGCAATAAAG GTGCTCAAGAAATTGGATATGTTACGCAAGAATGATGTTCAGCGCATATTAGCAGAGCGTAACATATTGATAACAGTTCGGAACCCATTTGTG GttcgatttttttattcattcactTGCAGAGATAACCTGTATCTCGTTATGGAGTATCTTATTGGAGGTGATCTATACTCTTTGCTGAGAAAAGTTGGTTGCCTTGAGGAAGATATAGCCCGTATATATATTGCAGAACTG GTTCTTGCTTTAGAGTATCTCCATTCTCATGGAATTGTGCATCGTGATCTGAAACCAGACAATATATTGATTGCACATGATGGGCACATCAAG CTTACAGATTTCGGATTATCAAAAATTGGCCTTATAAACAGCACCATTGATTTATCAGCACCCGATACAGATAGAAATGCACCTTCAGACCCTCCTAATCCAAATGCTCAACAAACAGAGGACATAAATCGGCACTCAGCA GCAAGTGAAGTTGCCTTCTGGCATTCATGCAGGTTATGCTGCAGATTGGTGGTCTGTTGGAATAatcttatttga